A region from the Cryptosporangium arvum DSM 44712 genome encodes:
- a CDS encoding methyl-accepting chemotaxis protein, with amino-acid sequence MAETSVEARRTGGFAFRHLPVAWKLRSLAALVCVLLLTVGLYGLVQLGSTQDRLKSLYDKNLHNIQLINTVDSKVADVRRDVLNLALAQTPADTQEQKATTEKTINEVNVAWAAFAETEVGSGADERAAFVSAWQAYQKALTDRAIPLAVANRYTEFLAYRKATTTPLANTLISALNQLGALQDADAKAKLDASADAYSQARILTIGLIVVALFATFLVVQLITRSIARPLRETVRVLDGLADGRLDQRLAVDSRDEVGQMGGALNTALEKLSDTVGTVIESTDQLNSASSQISGASQSLSQAATEQAASVEETTASIQQMGAGISQNSENAGVTEGIATKAAADATEGGSAVLQTVDAMKQIASKISIIDDIAFQTNMLALNATIEAARAGEHGKGFAVVATEVGKLAERSQVAAAEISELAAGSVHTAERAGQLLQEILPGITRTSDLVQEIAAASSEQTSGIRQIDTAMGQISKITQTNASSSEELAATAQQMSAQTSQLQEVMGFFQTSNVRRRPPAVSYGGGTYGTPKRTTGSARLTPAGALPVGSGPSDVDDSKFDRF; translated from the coding sequence ATGGCCGAGACGTCTGTCGAAGCGCGCCGCACGGGCGGTTTCGCATTCCGGCACCTTCCGGTGGCATGGAAACTGCGGTCCCTCGCGGCCCTCGTGTGCGTGTTGCTCCTGACCGTCGGTCTGTACGGGTTGGTTCAACTCGGCAGCACCCAGGACCGGTTGAAGTCGCTCTACGACAAGAACCTGCACAACATCCAGCTGATCAACACGGTCGACTCGAAGGTCGCCGACGTGCGCCGGGACGTCCTGAACCTGGCCCTGGCCCAGACGCCCGCGGACACCCAGGAGCAGAAGGCCACGACCGAGAAGACGATCAACGAGGTCAATGTCGCCTGGGCCGCGTTCGCGGAGACCGAGGTCGGGAGCGGAGCCGACGAGCGGGCGGCCTTCGTCTCCGCGTGGCAGGCCTACCAGAAGGCGCTCACCGATCGGGCCATCCCGCTCGCCGTGGCGAACCGGTACACCGAGTTCCTCGCCTACCGGAAGGCGACGACGACCCCGCTGGCGAACACGCTCATCTCGGCGCTGAACCAGCTCGGCGCGCTGCAGGACGCCGACGCCAAGGCCAAGCTCGACGCCTCCGCCGACGCGTACTCCCAGGCCCGGATCCTGACGATCGGGCTGATCGTCGTCGCGCTGTTCGCCACGTTCCTCGTCGTGCAGCTGATCACGCGGTCGATCGCCCGCCCGCTGCGCGAGACCGTCCGCGTGCTCGACGGTCTGGCCGACGGGCGCCTCGACCAGCGGTTGGCGGTCGACAGCCGGGACGAGGTCGGGCAGATGGGCGGTGCGCTCAACACGGCGCTGGAGAAGCTCTCCGACACCGTCGGCACCGTCATCGAGTCCACCGACCAGCTCAACAGCGCGTCCAGCCAGATCAGCGGCGCGTCGCAGTCGCTGTCGCAGGCCGCCACCGAGCAGGCCGCGAGCGTCGAGGAGACCACCGCGAGCATCCAGCAGATGGGCGCGGGCATCTCCCAGAACAGCGAGAACGCCGGGGTCACCGAGGGCATCGCGACCAAGGCCGCCGCCGACGCGACCGAGGGCGGCAGCGCGGTGCTGCAGACCGTCGACGCGATGAAGCAGATCGCCAGCAAGATCTCGATCATCGACGACATCGCGTTCCAGACGAACATGCTGGCGCTCAACGCGACGATCGAAGCCGCCCGCGCCGGTGAACACGGCAAGGGCTTCGCGGTCGTCGCGACCGAAGTGGGGAAGCTCGCCGAGCGCAGCCAGGTCGCGGCGGCCGAGATCAGCGAGCTGGCGGCCGGCAGCGTGCACACGGCCGAGCGCGCCGGCCAGCTGCTCCAGGAGATCCTGCCCGGCATCACCCGGACGTCGGACCTCGTCCAAGAGATCGCCGCGGCCAGCAGCGAGCAGACCTCCGGCATCCGCCAGATCGACACCGCGATGGGCCAGATCAGCAAGATCACCCAGACGAACGCGTCCTCCAGCGAGGAGCTGGCCGCGACCGCGCAGCAGATGTCGGCCCAGACCTCGCAGCTGCAGGAGGTCATGGGCTTCTTCCAGACGTCGAACGTACGCCGTCGCCCACCGGCGGTCAGCTACGGCGGCGGCACCTACGGCACCCCGAAACGGACCACCGGCAGCGCCCGGCTCACTCCCGCGGGCGCGTTGCCGGTCGGGTCGGGGCCGTCCGACGTCGACGACAGCAAATTCGACCGGTTCTGA
- a CDS encoding TlpA disulfide reductase family protein, producing MDTWTVLDGTATATLRAAVDDAGTLRADPAQDVFGWHRSAPGWCRGDACIPSFRAAGFETGDGLDVVAFADPAGLVVAVDPEARALATAPNGVARGQALTGASAPELTLPTVTGERVALSSFRGRKVALVFWASWCGCRYDLGAWQERHAELAPSGFSVVTIALDTEVASAAPWHAEAGTTHPALVDVDGAAADAFAVVNVPTAVWLDEEGRIVRPQDSQTATDTFRDWNGLSADASGAALRRWVRDDDAGLTPEQVREHMRLPSPADQLARAETRLAGWLAANGHADAAERHFALAAQAAPHNVALRRGAMPQRGLDPFGDEYFRLAASLAEAGVPLHRPLP from the coding sequence ATGGACACCTGGACCGTGCTCGACGGCACCGCCACCGCCACCCTTCGCGCCGCGGTCGACGACGCCGGCACACTGCGCGCCGACCCCGCCCAGGACGTGTTCGGCTGGCACCGCTCGGCTCCCGGCTGGTGCCGGGGGGACGCGTGCATTCCGAGCTTCCGCGCCGCCGGTTTCGAGACCGGTGACGGGCTCGACGTCGTTGCGTTCGCGGACCCGGCCGGGCTCGTGGTGGCCGTCGATCCGGAGGCACGGGCGCTGGCCACCGCACCGAACGGGGTGGCTCGCGGACAGGCGCTGACGGGCGCGTCCGCACCCGAGCTCACGCTCCCGACGGTCACCGGGGAGCGGGTGGCGCTGTCCTCGTTCCGGGGCCGGAAGGTCGCGCTCGTGTTCTGGGCGTCCTGGTGCGGGTGCCGGTACGACCTCGGCGCCTGGCAGGAACGGCACGCGGAGCTGGCGCCGTCCGGGTTCAGCGTCGTGACGATCGCGCTCGACACCGAGGTGGCGAGCGCGGCACCGTGGCACGCCGAGGCCGGGACGACCCACCCGGCGCTGGTGGACGTCGACGGGGCGGCGGCCGACGCGTTCGCCGTCGTCAACGTGCCGACGGCGGTGTGGCTGGACGAGGAGGGCCGGATCGTGCGGCCGCAGGACTCGCAGACCGCGACCGACACGTTCCGCGACTGGAACGGGCTGAGCGCGGACGCGTCCGGGGCGGCGCTGCGCCGCTGGGTGCGCGACGACGACGCCGGCCTGACTCCGGAGCAGGTCCGGGAGCACATGCGGCTGCCGTCACCGGCCGACCAGCTCGCCCGCGCGGAGACCCGGCTGGCCGGGTGGCTCGCCGCCAACGGGCACGCGGACGCGGCCGAGCGTCACTTCGCCCTCGCCGCCCAAGCGGCGCCGCACAACGTCGCGTTGCGCCGGGGTGCGATGCCGCAGCGGGGCCTGGACCCGTTCGGGGACGAGTACTTCCGGCTGGCGGCCTCACTGGCCGAGGCCGGTGTCCCCCTCCACCGACCCCTACCCTGA
- a CDS encoding TetR/AcrR family transcriptional regulator has protein sequence MTTETPYRRAQAAGQEALRRTVLDAASALLVAEGPQALTMRRVSGEIGCSTTVLYTMFGGKDGLAEALYREGFARLRRRLAEAVEAAGDDPADRLAATGRAYRENALAERAYYGVMFGQAIPGFTPSPEAVAESKRAFDVLADAVTVLRERTGAPELALVDATDLLWATAHGVVSFELAGHYADEATAAATYGAALTAVSAHLGLR, from the coding sequence ATGACCACGGAAACGCCGTACCGGCGGGCGCAGGCGGCCGGGCAGGAGGCGCTGCGTCGCACGGTGCTGGACGCCGCGAGCGCACTGCTCGTGGCCGAAGGGCCGCAGGCGTTGACCATGCGCCGGGTCTCCGGCGAGATCGGCTGCTCGACGACGGTGCTGTACACGATGTTCGGCGGAAAGGACGGCCTGGCCGAGGCGCTGTACCGGGAAGGGTTCGCCCGCCTCCGGCGCCGGTTGGCCGAGGCCGTCGAGGCCGCCGGCGACGACCCCGCGGATCGGCTCGCCGCCACCGGCCGGGCCTACCGGGAGAACGCGCTGGCCGAACGCGCCTACTACGGCGTGATGTTCGGCCAGGCGATCCCGGGCTTCACGCCGTCACCCGAGGCCGTCGCGGAGTCGAAACGTGCTTTCGACGTGCTCGCCGACGCGGTGACGGTCCTCCGCGAGCGAACGGGCGCGCCCGAACTCGCGCTCGTCGACGCGACCGACCTGCTCTGGGCCACCGCGCACGGCGTCGTCAGTTTCGAACTGGCCGGGCACTACGCCGACGAGGCGACCGCGGCGGCCACCTACGGCGCCGCGCTCACCGCGGTGAGCGCCCATCTCGGATTGCGGTGA
- a CDS encoding GDSL-type esterase/lipase family protein — translation MTIAIVAVVVLLGGIAVVLVRTLGDEPTRPVEAASKRYGFATDDGAAWAPEAGQLTMTEQGRSHRIGISFRFRTADAIERLDGHGLELRLTVRTVGPCGAAKRWTGADSPTRSTGLPDDTQPYLAIGEGQTCTETLVRIGALRPEHFSPGRDYTVTAKLPAGPAAASGATLAIARRDRVECDTSAEGVAPANCAVGTVASGGENVEELVSADRGWAFSGSGCRRWYADATTSFPCLPDQGARIMTLGDSITSGAIGDHTWRYWAWRKLDPASRPTWVGSKTETWTGDYAVPHTQWGSRHDSQAGVAASTVVGWVPDLMRSERPDLVLIDLGTNDTLSIQGSTAADAAASLDRIVAEVQEANPRAQILLGQPDGHREVAPSVMAELAVRLAGVAQARTTSDSLVSVVDLRSGWNRELHTWDGTHPTQAGEFFIASRFVNQLAHSYAYGREFGSIPGPPVPATPKDVKALAQNGALLVAWQRVPQTAEYRIYLRDSTAGGEFELAGQGSRDLQWGRQGLILGHQYDYYVTAVSSGRESPPSTIGSVRAV, via the coding sequence GTGACGATCGCGATCGTCGCCGTCGTGGTGCTGCTCGGCGGGATCGCCGTCGTCCTGGTCCGGACGCTCGGCGACGAGCCGACGCGGCCGGTCGAAGCCGCGTCGAAGCGGTACGGGTTCGCCACCGACGACGGCGCGGCCTGGGCGCCCGAGGCCGGGCAGCTCACGATGACCGAGCAGGGCCGGTCGCACCGGATCGGGATCAGTTTCCGGTTCCGGACGGCCGACGCGATCGAGCGACTGGACGGCCACGGCCTGGAGCTGCGGCTCACGGTTCGGACGGTCGGGCCGTGCGGGGCCGCGAAACGGTGGACCGGCGCGGACTCCCCGACGCGCAGCACCGGCCTGCCCGACGACACCCAGCCCTACCTGGCGATCGGCGAGGGACAGACCTGCACCGAGACGCTGGTGCGGATCGGCGCCCTGCGCCCGGAGCACTTCTCCCCCGGCCGCGACTACACGGTGACCGCGAAGCTCCCGGCCGGTCCGGCGGCGGCGAGCGGCGCGACGCTGGCGATCGCCCGGCGCGACCGCGTGGAGTGCGACACCTCCGCCGAGGGCGTGGCCCCGGCCAACTGCGCGGTCGGCACGGTCGCGTCCGGCGGCGAGAACGTCGAGGAACTGGTGAGCGCCGACCGCGGCTGGGCGTTCAGCGGCTCCGGCTGCCGTCGCTGGTACGCCGACGCCACGACGAGCTTCCCGTGCCTGCCCGACCAGGGCGCACGCATCATGACGCTCGGCGACAGCATCACCTCGGGCGCGATCGGCGACCACACCTGGCGGTACTGGGCCTGGCGGAAGCTCGACCCGGCGTCCCGGCCGACCTGGGTGGGGAGCAAGACCGAGACCTGGACCGGCGACTACGCGGTCCCGCACACCCAGTGGGGCAGCCGGCACGACTCGCAGGCCGGCGTCGCCGCGTCGACGGTCGTCGGCTGGGTGCCCGACCTGATGCGCTCGGAGCGGCCCGACCTCGTCCTGATCGACCTCGGCACGAACGACACATTGTCGATCCAGGGCTCCACCGCCGCCGACGCCGCGGCCAGCCTCGACCGGATCGTCGCCGAGGTGCAGGAGGCCAACCCGCGCGCCCAGATCCTGCTGGGACAGCCCGACGGGCACCGCGAGGTGGCGCCGAGCGTGATGGCGGAGCTCGCGGTGCGCCTGGCCGGCGTGGCCCAGGCCCGCACGACGAGCGACTCGCTGGTCAGCGTCGTCGACCTGCGCTCGGGCTGGAACCGCGAACTGCACACCTGGGACGGGACGCACCCGACGCAGGCCGGCGAGTTCTTCATCGCGAGCCGGTTCGTCAACCAGCTGGCGCACTCATACGCGTACGGCCGGGAGTTCGGCTCGATCCCCGGGCCGCCGGTGCCGGCGACGCCGAAGGACGTCAAGGCGCTGGCCCAGAACGGTGCGCTCCTGGTCGCCTGGCAGCGGGTTCCGCAGACCGCCGAGTACCGCATCTACCTGCGCGACTCCACCGCCGGCGGGGAGTTCGAGCTGGCCGGGCAGGGCTCGCGCGACCTGCAGTGGGGTCGTCAGGGGCTGATCCTGGGGCACCAGTACGACTACTACGTCACCGCGGTGTCGTCGGGGCGGGAGAGCCCGCCCTCCACCATCGGGTCGGTTCGGGCTGTGTGA
- a CDS encoding MFS transporter, which translates to MPELSRRHRLAVLATCCLALFLVGLDNTIVNVALPSLGRELDAPLSGLQWTVDAYLVVLASLLLLAGSMGDRFGRRRVFQTGLVLFTLGSLLCSLAPSLGWLIVFRGLQAIGGSMLTPVAMSIITNTFTDARERAQAIGAWGSVAGISMALGPLVGGLLVDTIGWRSIFWINVPVGLIGALLTHLVVPESKAAVARRFDPVGQVLVVLALASATYGLIEGPATGWASLEILGLLCLAAVAVAALVVYERRREQPLIDVRFFRSVPFAGASVVAVLHFAALAALLFLNTLYLQQNRGYSALAAGALTLPLALAAVVASPLAGRLVGRIGVRVPMILAGSAVLVAGVLLSFLSGSTSLVLLAVAYAVFGLGHGLVNTPITNTAVSSMPKAQAGVASATTSAARQIGQVLGVAVAGTLTAGAAAQDPGFAEATHPAWWLVAVIGVVVAGTGVLTTTRWASRTAAPDAPVPVAA; encoded by the coding sequence GTGCCCGAACTGTCCCGTCGTCACCGACTCGCTGTCCTCGCGACGTGTTGCCTCGCCCTGTTCCTCGTGGGGCTGGACAACACGATCGTCAACGTCGCCCTGCCCTCGCTGGGCCGGGAGCTGGACGCACCGCTCTCCGGCCTGCAGTGGACCGTCGACGCCTACCTGGTGGTGCTCGCCTCGCTGCTGCTGCTCGCCGGCTCGATGGGTGACCGGTTCGGCCGTCGCCGGGTCTTCCAGACCGGCCTGGTGCTGTTCACGCTCGGCTCGCTGCTGTGCAGCCTGGCGCCGAGCCTCGGCTGGCTGATCGTGTTCCGAGGTCTGCAGGCGATCGGCGGGTCGATGCTCACACCGGTGGCGATGTCGATCATCACGAACACGTTCACCGACGCCCGCGAGCGCGCGCAGGCGATCGGCGCCTGGGGTTCGGTGGCGGGGATCAGCATGGCGCTCGGCCCGCTGGTGGGCGGGTTGCTCGTCGACACGATCGGCTGGCGGTCGATCTTCTGGATCAACGTGCCGGTGGGGCTGATCGGGGCACTGCTGACGCACCTGGTCGTGCCGGAGTCGAAAGCGGCCGTGGCCAGGCGGTTCGACCCGGTCGGCCAGGTGCTGGTCGTGCTGGCGCTGGCGTCGGCGACGTACGGGCTGATCGAGGGCCCGGCGACCGGGTGGGCGTCGCTGGAGATCCTCGGGCTGCTGTGCCTGGCCGCCGTCGCCGTCGCCGCCCTCGTCGTCTACGAGCGACGCCGGGAACAACCGCTCATCGACGTCCGGTTCTTCCGCAGCGTGCCGTTCGCCGGGGCGAGCGTGGTGGCCGTGCTGCACTTCGCCGCGCTGGCCGCGCTGCTGTTCCTGAACACGCTCTACCTGCAGCAGAACCGGGGCTACTCGGCGCTCGCGGCCGGCGCGCTGACGTTGCCGCTGGCACTCGCCGCCGTGGTGGCGTCACCGCTGGCCGGGCGGCTGGTCGGGCGGATCGGGGTGCGGGTGCCGATGATCCTGGCGGGGTCGGCGGTGCTGGTCGCCGGCGTGCTCCTCTCGTTCCTGAGCGGTTCGACGTCGCTGGTGCTCCTCGCGGTGGCCTATGCGGTGTTCGGCCTCGGGCACGGGCTGGTGAACACGCCGATCACGAACACCGCCGTCTCGTCGATGCCGAAAGCGCAGGCCGGGGTCGCCTCGGCGACGACGTCCGCGGCGCGCCAGATCGGCCAGGTGCTCGGCGTCGCCGTGGCCGGGACGCTGACCGCGGGGGCCGCCGCCCAGGACCCGGGGTTCGCCGAGGCGACCCACCCGGCCTGGTGGCTGGTCGCGGTGATCGGCGTGGTCGTGGCCGGCACCGGAGTGCTCACGACGACCCGGTGGGCGTCGCGGACGGCGGCGCCGGACGCTCCGGTCCCGGTTGCGGCCTGA
- a CDS encoding biotin--[acetyl-CoA-carboxylase] ligase, with amino-acid sequence MRERIRDPFWRDVQVVERTGSTNADLVAARGVPEGTVLVAEAQDAGRGRIGRTWTSPPGAGLTFSVLLRPMEVPRERWGWLPLLAGVACVAALPGVDARLKWPNDLLVGPDRKKAAGILAEATGDAVVLGIGLNVTLTADELPPDRPDTTSLALAGAPVLDREVLLAAILDELAARYADWRAGDEDLRAAYRGHCDTLGREVRVSLPAGQTLEGVATDVDAEGRLVVGTTAVAAGDVVHVRPQPGPERPAPPSATPTGSS; translated from the coding sequence TTGCGGGAACGGATTCGGGACCCGTTCTGGCGCGACGTCCAGGTCGTCGAGCGCACCGGATCGACGAACGCGGATCTGGTCGCCGCCCGCGGGGTTCCGGAGGGCACGGTGCTGGTCGCCGAGGCGCAGGATGCCGGGCGCGGCCGGATCGGGCGCACCTGGACGTCCCCGCCGGGCGCCGGGCTCACGTTCTCGGTGCTGCTGCGGCCGATGGAGGTCCCGCGGGAGCGGTGGGGGTGGCTGCCGCTGCTGGCCGGCGTCGCGTGCGTCGCGGCCCTGCCCGGCGTCGACGCCCGCCTGAAATGGCCGAACGACCTGCTGGTCGGGCCGGACCGCAAGAAGGCGGCGGGCATCCTCGCGGAGGCCACCGGGGACGCCGTGGTGCTGGGCATCGGGCTCAACGTCACGCTCACCGCCGACGAACTACCGCCCGACCGCCCCGACACGACGTCGCTGGCGCTCGCCGGAGCCCCCGTGCTCGACCGCGAGGTTCTCCTCGCCGCGATCCTCGACGAACTGGCCGCGCGGTACGCGGACTGGCGGGCCGGGGACGAGGACCTGCGCGCCGCCTACCGCGGGCACTGCGACACGCTGGGGCGCGAGGTCCGCGTCTCGCTACCGGCCGGGCAGACGCTGGAAGGCGTCGCCACCGACGTCGACGCCGAAGGCCGTCTGGTCGTCGGCACCACCGCGGTGGCCGCCGGCGACGTGGTGCACGTCAGGCCGCAACCGGGACCGGAGCGTCCGGCGCCGCCGTCCGCGACGCCCACCGGGTCGTCGTGA
- a CDS encoding acyl-CoA carboxylase subunit beta, with amino-acid sequence MTLEATQSSDPVDGPDIHTTAGKLADLERRVDEAVHSGSARAVEKQHAKGKKTARERIDALLDEGSFVELDEFARHRSTQFGLEKNRPYGDGVITGYGTIDGRQVCVFSQDVTVYGGALGEVYGEKIVKVQDLAMKIGCPIIGINEGGGARIQEGVVSLGLYGEIFQRHVLASGVIPQISLIMGATAGGHVYGPALTDFVIMVDQTSHMFITGPDVIKTVTGEEVSFEDLGGARTHNTKSGNAHHMAADEDDALEYVKTLLSYLPSNNLDEAPLYENDDAPDGDFLDTFIPDSANQPYDMHRVIEAIVDDSEFLEVQALFAPNILVGFGRVEGRPVGIVANQPMQFAGTLDIDASEKAARFVRFCDAFNVPVLTLVDVPGFLPGTGQEWDGIIRRGAKLIYAYAEATVPKVTLITRKAFGGAYDVMGSKHLRADLNLAWPTAQIAVMGAQGAANIVYRRELTSIDDPEQQAVRRQELIAEYEDTLFNPYIAAERGYVDQIIRPSTTRVQIARALRMLRGKRETLPPKKHGNIPL; translated from the coding sequence ATGACTCTCGAAGCCACCCAGTCGTCGGACCCGGTCGACGGTCCCGACATCCACACGACGGCCGGCAAACTCGCCGACCTCGAACGACGGGTGGACGAGGCGGTCCATTCCGGGTCCGCCCGGGCGGTCGAGAAGCAGCACGCCAAGGGGAAAAAAACCGCGCGCGAGCGGATCGACGCGCTCCTCGACGAGGGCTCTTTCGTCGAACTCGACGAGTTCGCCCGGCACCGCTCGACGCAATTCGGCCTGGAGAAGAATCGGCCCTACGGCGATGGCGTGATCACCGGCTACGGCACGATCGACGGCCGTCAGGTGTGCGTCTTCAGCCAGGACGTCACGGTGTACGGCGGCGCGCTCGGCGAGGTCTACGGCGAGAAGATCGTCAAGGTGCAGGATCTCGCGATGAAGATCGGCTGCCCGATCATCGGCATCAACGAGGGCGGCGGCGCACGCATCCAGGAAGGTGTCGTCTCGCTCGGCCTGTACGGCGAGATCTTCCAGCGGCACGTGCTGGCCTCCGGCGTCATCCCGCAGATCTCGCTGATCATGGGCGCGACCGCCGGCGGGCACGTCTACGGCCCGGCGCTCACCGACTTCGTGATCATGGTCGACCAGACCTCGCACATGTTCATCACCGGTCCCGACGTCATCAAGACCGTCACCGGCGAGGAGGTCTCGTTCGAGGACCTCGGCGGTGCGCGCACCCACAACACGAAGTCCGGCAACGCCCACCACATGGCCGCCGACGAGGACGACGCGCTCGAGTACGTCAAGACGCTGCTGTCGTACCTGCCGAGCAACAACCTCGACGAGGCGCCGCTGTACGAGAACGACGACGCGCCCGACGGCGATTTCCTGGACACGTTCATCCCGGACTCGGCGAACCAGCCGTACGACATGCACCGGGTGATCGAGGCGATCGTCGACGACTCCGAGTTCCTCGAGGTGCAGGCGCTGTTCGCACCGAACATCCTGGTCGGCTTCGGCCGGGTCGAGGGCCGCCCGGTCGGCATCGTCGCGAATCAGCCGATGCAGTTCGCGGGCACGCTCGACATCGACGCCTCCGAGAAGGCCGCACGCTTCGTGCGGTTCTGCGACGCGTTCAACGTCCCGGTGCTCACGCTCGTCGACGTGCCCGGGTTCCTGCCCGGCACCGGCCAGGAGTGGGACGGCATCATCCGGCGCGGCGCGAAGCTGATCTACGCCTACGCCGAGGCGACGGTCCCGAAGGTCACGCTGATCACCCGCAAGGCGTTCGGCGGCGCGTACGACGTCATGGGCTCAAAGCACCTGCGTGCCGATCTCAACCTGGCCTGGCCCACCGCCCAGATCGCGGTGATGGGCGCCCAGGGTGCGGCGAACATCGTCTACCGGCGGGAACTCACGTCGATCGACGATCCCGAGCAGCAGGCCGTCCGCCGCCAGGAGCTCATCGCGGAGTACGAGGACACGCTCTTCAACCCGTACATCGCGGCCGAACGGGGGTACGTCGACCAGATCATCCGGCCCTCGACGACCCGCGTCCAGATCGCGCGGGCACTGCGTATGCTGCGCGGGAAGCGGGAGACGCTGCCCCCGAAGAAGCACGGCAACATTCCGCTGTAA
- a CDS encoding acyl-CoA carboxylase subunit epsilon, whose protein sequence is MTTQDDEPVIRVLRGVPTAEELAALVGVLAARSAAAAPAAPRPRELWRRQEARIGAPLAAGPGAWRASGLPR, encoded by the coding sequence ATGACCACCCAGGACGACGAGCCGGTTATCCGGGTACTTCGAGGCGTGCCTACGGCTGAGGAACTCGCCGCGCTCGTCGGTGTACTCGCGGCCCGCTCGGCGGCGGCCGCCCCGGCGGCGCCGCGTCCACGTGAACTCTGGCGCCGGCAGGAAGCACGGATCGGTGCGCCGCTCGCCGCGGGTCCGGGGGCGTGGCGCGCCTCCGGGCTCCCGCGATGA
- a CDS encoding GNAT family N-acetyltransferase, translating to MSLSIRPLRRDDVEGCLRVIASLPRFFAVSDAAAASAEPLDLEPEKVGAHRPKVGAVRSASRVTASHPVRPSRGRHGIPDEDDEPAPGGRSIAQAARDLGTQGGLVALGPGGDVIAFLTWKRHGDKAAEITWMAVHAALRHRGVGTTLLTRLERLLAAQGFQNISAITSASSHTYEPTRRFWRGQGYAPVLQLEDLWETDVALVLTKSLTP from the coding sequence ATGAGCCTTTCGATCCGACCACTCCGGCGGGACGACGTCGAAGGCTGCCTTCGCGTCATCGCCTCCTTGCCGCGGTTCTTCGCGGTCAGCGACGCCGCCGCGGCCTCGGCCGAGCCGCTCGACCTCGAGCCGGAGAAGGTTGGCGCGCACCGTCCCAAGGTCGGCGCCGTGCGGAGCGCGTCCAGGGTCACCGCCTCCCATCCGGTCCGCCCGAGCCGCGGCCGGCACGGGATACCCGACGAGGACGACGAGCCGGCGCCCGGCGGCCGGAGCATCGCCCAGGCCGCGCGGGACCTCGGCACGCAGGGTGGCCTGGTCGCGCTCGGCCCCGGCGGCGACGTGATCGCGTTCCTCACCTGGAAGCGGCACGGCGACAAGGCCGCCGAGATCACCTGGATGGCCGTCCACGCGGCACTGCGGCACCGCGGGGTGGGCACGACGCTGCTGACCCGCCTCGAGCGTCTGCTGGCCGCTCAGGGCTTCCAGAACATCTCGGCGATCACGTCGGCGTCGTCGCACACCTACGAACCCACCCGGCGGTTCTGGCGTGGGCAGGGCTACGCGCCCGTGCTGCAGCTCGAGGACCTGTGGGAGACCGACGTGGCGCTCGTGCTCACGAAATCGCTGACGCCGTGA
- a CDS encoding Maf-like protein — MADAVTRRLVLASQSPARLALLRAAGFAPDVVVSGVDESGATGTPAEICLSLARLKCRAVVASLAAPDAVVVGCDSVLEIDGVAYGKPKDAADAIARWQLMAGRTGVLRTGHCVVVDGREVSAVASTTVRFATPSGDEIAAYVASGEPLYVAGAFTIDGRGSIFVDGIDGDHTNVVGLSLPLFRRLLADLDLSAVDFWV, encoded by the coding sequence ATCGCTGACGCCGTGACCCGCCGCCTCGTGCTGGCGTCGCAGTCGCCGGCCCGGCTCGCGTTGCTGCGCGCCGCCGGGTTCGCGCCCGACGTCGTGGTGTCCGGTGTGGACGAGTCGGGCGCCACCGGCACGCCGGCCGAGATCTGTCTCTCGCTGGCCCGGCTCAAGTGCCGCGCCGTCGTGGCGTCGCTGGCCGCTCCGGACGCGGTGGTCGTCGGATGTGACTCCGTCCTGGAGATCGACGGCGTGGCCTACGGCAAGCCGAAGGACGCCGCGGACGCGATCGCGCGCTGGCAGTTGATGGCCGGGCGCACGGGTGTGCTGCGCACCGGCCACTGTGTCGTCGTCGACGGCCGGGAAGTGTCCGCGGTGGCCTCGACGACGGTGCGGTTCGCCACCCCGAGCGGTGACGAGATCGCGGCGTACGTCGCGTCCGGCGAGCCGCTGTACGTCGCGGGGGCGTTCACGATCGACGGGCGGGGCTCGATCTTCGTCGACGGCATCGACGGGGACCACACGAACGTCGTCGGGCTGTCCCTGCCGCTGTTCCGCCGCCTACTGGCCGATCTGGACCTCAGCGCGGTCGACTTCTGGGTCTGA